The segment ATATGTCTTTACGTAAAAACAGAACTCATTTGTAACCCACATCTCAATGAGTCATCTCTGGCAACAAAAAGGAAGTCCATTTTAATTGAAAACATAATTCACACGACTGTACAATTCACTGAGCATGTCTACTGGTAGTTTAAAATCTGAGAGATTCAGAGCCTCAAACATGTCGTTAGAAGTCCATGGAGCTGTGAGCCAGGTAGTCCTTGCGTCCAATGTTGGTGACCTGTTTAGTCTGCATGGCCTCCAGCTTGGGGCAGTCGGTGATACGATGACCCAGACCACCACAGAAcgtacagcctctctcccctgagGACACAAGACCAATCAGGGTGTTACACAAGGAGCCTGTGCCATAACCTCTCAAAAGTTGCAAATTAGTAAATATGTGAATTAACTTAaacttattattttattttattcaggtAATAATTACAACATACTTTATTTACTGTAAATATGGATAATAGAAAGACACAGTAAAACTAAAGTGAGTTCTATTTCTGACCGCGAAAAGAAAATAACAAAATAttcaggacaggaggagaacagTGAGAACATGAAAGAGACTGAAATGAGAGAgccggagggagaggatggtgaaAGACAGAGACGTGCCTCCGATGTCCAGCATGGTCTCGTCTCCTGTCTGGAGCACCTGGAGGACCGGAGGCACCTTCTGCTTGGCCTCGATCAGCAGAGCTTTGAGATCCATCAGCACCGACTCATctgcacaacaacacacagagacacaggttGTAACAAACGCTTCAACACCCTGGGGGctgtggaatgaggaaatccttcTGTTGACATTTGTTAATTGTATGATATTGGTTGCTGCTTACCGCAGCCTTTGTTGATGAAGGTTGTTGCAATACCAGTTTTCCCAGATCTACCAGTTCTTCCAATCCTGTGGACTGAAATATGGGAAATGTATATGACGTGGGGGATTTCCGACAGTGGCTTTAAAACATGAGTAAAAACAAGGTGGGAAAAAGCACGACCTCGGTGTTAAAGAGGCCCTCACCATAGTTTTCTATCTCCTCTGGCATGTCGTAGTTCACCACGTGTTGAATGGCGGGAAAGTCCAGACCTTTGGAAGCCACGTCTGTGGCCACAAGCACATCTTTCTTCCCTTCCTTAAATGCTTCGATGGCTTTggttctctcctcctggtctggaAACATCCAGAAGGATCAAATCAGGCTTCAGGACAAACATACAGCTGAATCTCGAGATTTGAGGGTGACAACacatagagaaagagatggctgaaatgtgtgaaggaaggaggacaCCTAGTGGTACGAGGTTGCAACTGCAGAGAAGGGGAACAGGCTGGAcccaatacattacatttagtcatttagcagacgctcttatccagagcgacttgcagtaagtacagggacattcccccagaggcaagtagggtgaagtgtctttcccaaggacacaacatcctttttcacggcctggaatcgaaccgtcaaccttcagattactagcccgattccctaaccgctcagccacctgactccctgttcagAAGTACCCTTCTGAACACCACTGTTCATTTGATGTGTAACCTTTCCCTCCGTGGATGGCCACAGCCTCCACTCCTTTCAGCAGCAGGTACTCGTGGATGGCGTCTACGTCGGCTTTCTTCTCCGCAAACATCAACACCTGGAAGGAACGGGAAAGAAAAGGAACATGTTCACTTCGTGTTCAGACTCAACCACATCCCGAGTCCGGCGTTAACACATCCTGCCAAGCTGGATTGCGGGAAGTTTCGACAGCAGTGTGAACTCACAGGAGGTGGGGTTTTCTGCAAGCACTCCAGCAGGTACACCATCTTGGCCTCTTCCTTCACATACTCCACTTCCtgtacacacagggagacagcgCATTAGCTACACCTAGCTGGTTTATAAAAACAACGCTAAAAAGACTAACAATATCCCAACAATAGGATCTGGCATGTTGTCAAATGCTAATACATCCCACAGTGCTATATTGCCTGGTGAGCTTACCTGAATGACATCCAAGCTGGCAGCTCCGGCCCTGCCTACGTTTATGGTGATGGGTTTGACCAGGGCACTCTTAGCAAAGTTTGCGATCTTCTTTGGCATGGTGGCACTAAAGAGAAGAGTCTGTCTCTGACCCTGTAGGATGACAGTGCTGTTACCAaggttcttgcaggtttcaggttttttgggcaaagtttgcagcgagcctcgTGTCTCGTTGAatgtacactttcccatttttaACAAACTAACAAACTCTGAGGAGACGCAAATGTATTTTGCAGTAAGGTATTGAATGAACAAgagtaaaaccttttttagacctgtctaaatgaaatttaagacctcggatgaaaatctggcCGTTTTTAAGGCTTTcaaggccttaaatttaaagttcataattttttacatttgcagaccccgcgggaaccctgTGTTACGTAACTGCTTCGAGACACATCCTGCTTTGTGTGTCAGGTGATCCCTGGTGGGTGACAATAAGGAAAGTGACCACTGTCCACTACAACTACACGGTTGAAATTCTCCCATGGTTCCACCAGTCTCCTGGGCAGGCTACATACACCTCTCCCAACGGGGGGCTGACCTTAAAGTAGGAGAAGATGGTCCTGATGTCCTCCTCGAAGCCCATGTCAATCATCCTGTCAGCCTCGTCCAGGGCCAGGTAACGGCAGATGTCCAGGCTTATCATCTTCTTCTGGAGCAGGTCCATCAGCCTGCCAGGGGTGGCCACCATCATGTGGACCCCCCTGCAACCCAGGGAGGAGACAAACAATCAGCCAGGACCGAGGCCCATAGATGGACAGAAAACAGCAACTGAAACCTAGTTCCTCTCTACTTaaaatacaacaacaacaaagtaaCCCGATCCGTGCATTGGCAAACACTTGTGTCTGTTGTTGACCCCAGCAGCCAGGACTTACTGGTTGACCACCTCCATCTGCTCTTTGACGGACATGCCTCCGATGCAGAGGGCGGAGCGCAGCTGGGgggctccttcctcctccagcagcttgCAGTAGTACTCTATGATGCTGTGGGTCTGCCTCGCCAACTCTCTCTGGAAGGGAACCAGGGTAACTGTTACCATACCGCTGTTATATACTATCATCTAAGAATGTGTCTGTCAGAAGCTTAGTCTCTCTCCCGATGGCTTAGTTCAAGCTCAAATGATGTCGGACCCGAGTTGACGACTCACCGACGGGCAAATGATGAGTCCGTAGGGCCCTTCTCTCTTGCAGAAGGGAagcctcttctcctgctccagggaGAACATGATGATGGGCAGGGTGAAGACCAGGGTCTTTCCTGACCCAGTGAAGGCGATGCCAATCATGTCTCTGCCTGACAGGCTACATACAAATGGGAGCAACGTCATCCATAAGACAGAAACACGACCAGACCCTGAAGTCAAGACAAGTAGCCAGGAATGctagaggggagacaggaggactgGGTCTACTCACACAGTAGGGATTCCCTGGACCTGAATAGGTGTGGGATGCACAATCCCTTTCTTCTTCAAACCTTTCATAACAGCTGGAGGGACAATTAGTGAAACATAAGATGGGTATATTAATAAAGTGAGTTTCTTTTGAATGAAAATATCATagcaggtgtgttagaagattAATGGTGAGTGGGTGCGGTGCAGTGTCTCTCACCTTGTGGAAACTTCATCTCTCTGAAGGTCTTAATAGGAGCAGGGACACCATCTCCATCCACCAGGATGTGGAACTTCTTCCTGACGCGCTCGTGTCTGGCAGGGGGCATGTTTAGGATGTACCGCGGAGCCTTCCAGCTGGACCGGACAATCACAGTGAGAGGACGGGTGAGTGTTACCACAAGCTTTACATCATAAGCCCCAAGGCCTTAGTTTGAACCCAACCATGGAACTTACCTTGTTTTGATTGGATCGTCGTATATGATGCCTTTAGCCATCTCTTTCACTGACATGAGAGCTGACCCCAAGAGAAACAAGATGTTTAATCTCAAGATAATGAGAAATGCTGATATAGTGAATATTCATTGAGTGCATGGGGGGCATGTAATAAAAGTCATAACCACCTCTTTGACTGAGCCAATCCCCTTTTCAACCTGCTACATTTCACAGTATGAAGGCAGGTTGGAATCTGGTAATGGTTTACCTCTGCCCTCAGCAACGCTCTCCAgaatcttctcttcctccttcagctGTTTCTCCTTGGCCGACTCCTTACGGGCTACGAACAGAATGAAACAGCACAGGGGCTTAGCACTAAACATGATCCCTACTTCTCAGGGCCTCACTGGTGGACCATTGTAACATACATCTTATACACTGTTGACATGAACACTCAAAATGTGGTACCTTCTGCTTTCTCCTTGAGGTGCTGGTGCTGGTCCAGGAGGCTGACGTTGGAGCGAGGCCCCAGaccttcctcttcatccctctgctctcctccgctGTCCTTCTGATCCTCCTCCACTGCCTTCCCTCGCAGACGTAGCATCTTCTGAAGCTGTAGAACAGGAGAAGGTATAACAACCAGGCTGGAATCGAAGTCTATTATACGCAATTTACGAATAATGTGTGATAATTCATGTTAGTAATATGATAAGTGATGTTTGAGAATGATTAACTACAGGATTATAGAGGACATTGAATCCAGTGGGGGTTCTACACAGGGACCTTTTacagtgcccctgtaaaaatgcccctggccccccctgagcTGGCTGAATAatatatacactaccgttcaaaagtttggggtcacccagacaattttccatgaaaactcacacttttatttatcaaataagttgcaaaatgaatagaaaatatagtcaagacatttacaaggttagaaATAGTTATTTGtatttgaaatattaattttgttcttcaaactttgctttcgtcaaagaatgctccatttgcagcaattacagcattggagacctttggcattctaattctaattcttctaatcatccattagtcttctaaggtaattagcaaacacaatgtaccatttgaacactgtagTGAGAGTTGcttgaaatgggcctctatacacctatgtagatatttaattaaaaaacagacgtttccacctagaatagtcatttaccacattaacaatgtatagtgtttttctgattaatttaatgttatcttcattgaaaaaaagtgcttttctttgaaaaataaggacatttctaagtgaccccaaacttttgaacggtagtgtgtgtattatatatacagtaccgtgcaaaattgcacttttatactgctgcacaaataaataaaaattatattacatatatttatTTGATTAAACATTGCATTAAAATCTGATACacttaaacgccgccctcaaaaaaatgcagcaacattaaatttagatttttctgtgttgttcttaattacggattaaataataataataaaagctgccctcgtgtacacaccgccctcatctaaacatgtaattcaagaaaagctatagcatttaattgaagaaatacagtataagacattatttgtgtaaaacatcttgggtgcccaagacttatgcacagtactgtatatttttTTTCGCCAATGATTGAATCTGCTTGTGATCAGGACGCAAAATAGCACTTGTACATGGCATCCTTCATATGGGTAGGTGTGAAACAATCTGGACATTAACTGATGTGTACATACCATTTGGTGCTTTCGTATTTTAACGGGAACGTATGGAACATAGGCGTCATCTTCAGATCTCTCTGATCCCGATTTTTCTTCCTCGCCGTAAGACCTCTGTTGTAGAAACAAATGGACAGACAATATTTTAGTTCATCTCCAGTTTTAAATGCCCTATACATATTAGCATGACCATCTACTTACCCAGGCTGAGGATAAAATAGTATTAAACCCAACAACATAGTCTAGCTATCTAATAAATGTACTGCTTGATGTCTAGGTTATGGTTGGAAACAAATTGAAATATTCTTTCATTTCATAAACCCAATTAACTCTAGAaatgaaaataatttgtataaaTAACTATGTAAGCTTGTGCAAGTCGAAATTGAGCACCCCATGCTATGATGTATTCCATTGCATGGGGTTTAGCCTAAACAGTTtagatagctagctactgtagcacaGCACAGTATTAATCCAAAACAAAATGCTAACGTGTGAAAGCTAATCACTTACCTTCTTGAGTCGATTTTCCGCCTCCATTGTTGTAGGTGTTTCTTGTCAAATATATATGCTCTTCTGACCTACTTATGACCATGAAACAATACGACAAAACGCTGCTTCTTTTCTTCCTTCAGGGACGCAGTTGGCTAGTACTAGCCTACAAACGCACCAAGAACGAAGTCGATTTGTTTCTGTACGGGAAGCTGAGAAGGACATTATGTTGCTGGAGTGGACGTTTCCACAAAGCAAAGCAACTTAGTTTTTACTTGTGTTAACACTATAACTCGGGCTAAAACGATTAAGAAAGCAAACAACACACTttatttttcaaaactgtcATGTTTTAATCTTTCTTAACGAAAGATTTTCACAGTATCAAAAGTGAATAATAAAAAACAGAAAAGCCAACATACACTTGGCTATTTATGGTATTATAAATCTACATTCCAAACATTTAAGATAATGTCCTCTAGTTGAATATAACCTGGATAGCATCAGATGTAGAACATGAAAACAAAGTTCATAACAGATTTTTAGGAAAAGAAAACATCCCATCTCAAGGAGTCTCCAACAAATTGCTTTGATTCAATTAAAACACAAGCTCCACTTCCCATCACTATACTAACTTGATTCTTATGTTCTCATCAGAGGGATAATCAAGGTCAGAGACTGCGGAAGGGGAGTGGTAGCCAAGGAAGCAGTGGAAGAGGGTTTAGCTAAGAGCACAGAATGACCTATGATCACTAAAGCTGTCCTTATGTACAAACGTTGAAATGATTAGATGAAGCAGAAGTATGCCATGGTCTTGAGGAAGCTGTCTTGCACCAGTGTACGTTCAGCTGTAAGAGCTATACAACTGCAgcagtttgagactttcatgagGCAGACAGTGGTCCGTTTCTCCACTGAAGCACACTGGAATAAAATGTATGATTACTGGACAACCGAtaaaggaaaataaaaaaagagttGGGAACATGTTTCAAAGCCAGAACTATATCAAAAACCACCATGGGGGGAGATATTAGCTCAATTAAAATACCAGAGGGATAAAAATGTTTTAAGCAAGATACACCCAGTGACTAATGTTAGGCATTGCCCGTTATCAGATTTGGATAAAATAGAGGTTTTCAGAATCACTTTTAAATATCATGCACAAGGGGGCTCTGGCTTCATTCATCACATCTTGTATGATGTAGGTAGATTAAAGTGTTAAACAAACACAGTAAttgaataaatatatatacttttttttcagATCAAGTTTATATTAGTGTCGTATTGATTACTTCGCAAACGTTCAtgttttaaaaaacaaaaacatttcatgTAACAATTTTATACAAAAACCGTGGTAGGACATTGGGTGCCTGTCATGCCATTTCATCCATCTTTGTTGATTGCTTTAGaaattgcattgctttaaaaacaaaaactacAGAATGAGATACTCCAAATGCCACTACACCTGACGCTACCAGTCACGACCTAATGCAGCGTTTAGCCAGTGATTCAGTGGATTGAATAGGGGTCAGTTAAATCTATGGCACAATTTATGCAGTACGGTTGAGTTTAGGTGACTAGGGTGCCATAAAATCCTACACAAGGACAGTGGATATGTCTTTTCCCCCCTAACTGACACTGAAAAAAAATCTATCTGTGGAGTCACCTTCACAATACTTTCTTcttaaattcattgtaaaatgATATAAAGCTGGAACGTCCTCACATTCTCATCACAGAAATGGTGTGAAGGGGCCAGAGGAGCAAGAACAACTGCAACAAAAACAGGAATGAGCAACAGAGTACCTTTGGAGTACCAAACCGAACCAATAGGAATCCAGAGGTTTAACAATGTTAAAATGTGCCACATTTGCAATAAAACACTTTTATTGTAAGGTAACTGTTTACATACTACATTAAATGAAGCACACAGATGAAGCGGGTCAGACAAAGTTGATTATTTTCCATTTTTGCAACTCGTTTTGTGATCATCACCAAGATAGCAAAAGTTGGAGTTGGCCTTGTGAGATATCCCTGGCTAGTAGCCAATAGGATTATAGTCCTTCTGAATGGAAAACGATGCTGCCCCAGGGTCCCTTGGCTTTGcgacgaagaagaggaggaagtgggaATGAGTAAAAAGGCCTCCGGCCAATCAGGGTTCTATTGACAGTTATGTTGGGAACTTGGGAGTTCTGTAGTCCGGGGCCCATCAAGTTATTGAGCTGCGTTTGAAGAAACCTTTTTGAGGCTAAAGTTGGACCAGTTCACTGCTACCTTCTGGCGGGTTTGTTTAGCAGAATCAAGGCAAAACCTGCagcagaaagtgaaagagacagataaGAAGGAGAGCTTCAGATGACCACAATCAATCAACGCGTCAGAGAACATTCTGACAGCATGACTGCCGTGTGGCCTCTGCAGTGCACAGGTTCCTCCACATTCAGTGCCTACCTTTTGAAGTATTCCACCTCACGATCAATCTCATCCATTTCTGTAGCATCTACATCTTTCGGCAGAAAAACATCATCTAGGAAATGAAGAGAGTCACAGTAAAAGTgctgccacacacatacatgccctAACTACACCATAGTTTATCAATGAGCGCCATTGTCTGACATAGCCTACCAATAGCAGGGCCAGATTTCTCGCCCTTGTTCTTGTTCTTCTTATTCTTCCCCttgggctgctgctgctgtccatTTGTAGGAGCAGTGGAGTGACCTCTGCCCTCTGACTCCTGTTCCGAGCGACCTCCACGTGTCTCTGCGTCAGCCTTGCCCCTGTGGGTGTTTGAGACCCCACTGGCTGTTCCGTTGGTCGCCTGTCTGGGTGGCCTGGACTCTGTGGGGTTCTTGGGCACGGTTCTCTGGCTGTCTGCAGAGGACAGGGGCtgaggtggagggggctgtCGGGACCCGATCTTATAACTGTTAGATCCCAAGTCTGCCCCCTTGCTCATCAATTCGTTCCCAGAGGCAGCTTTGGTGGGTTTGGCTGGGTTCTGCTCAGTCAGAGGCTGCTCCTGCCTTTGCTGCTGCTTTTTACCCTTCTTGGCTTTAGcagcaccagccccagcagcGGCAAAGTTCCTGGGATCCAAGACATCCTCCTTGGGCTTGGCAGCAGCAGGGACCGGGGTCTGCTGCTGGCTGTCCGGCCCAGAAGAGGGGCACATCTCTGGGGAACGAATGCGGATGAGCTTGGACAGATTGGGTGTGGAGTGCAGCCGCTGGACATCTTTGGCAGCCCCGGTGGCAGCCCCGGTGGCAGCCCCGGTGGCAGCCCCGGTGGCAGCCCCGGTGGCAGCCCCGGTGGCAGCCCCGGTGGCAGCCCCGGTGGCAGCCCCGGTGGCAGCCCCGGTGGCAGCCCCGGTGGCAGCCCCGGTGGCAGCCCCGGTGGCAGCCCCTGCAGTGGCgg is part of the Osmerus eperlanus chromosome 13, fOsmEpe2.1, whole genome shotgun sequence genome and harbors:
- the LOC134032081 gene encoding probable ATP-dependent RNA helicase DDX41 is translated as MEAENRLKKRSYGEEEKSGSERSEDDAYVPYVPVKIRKHQMLQKMLRLRGKAVEEDQKDSGGEQRDEEEGLGPRSNVSLLDQHQHLKEKAEARKESAKEKQLKEEEKILESVAEGRALMSVKEMAKGIIYDDPIKTSWKAPRYILNMPPARHERVRKKFHILVDGDGVPAPIKTFREMKFPQAVMKGLKKKGIVHPTPIQVQGIPTVLSGRDMIGIAFTGSGKTLVFTLPIIMFSLEQEKRLPFCKREGPYGLIICPSRELARQTHSIIEYYCKLLEEEGAPQLRSALCIGGMSVKEQMEVVNQGVHMMVATPGRLMDLLQKKMISLDICRYLALDEADRMIDMGFEEDIRTIFSYFKGQRQTLLFSATMPKKIANFAKSALVKPITINVGRAGAASLDVIQEVEYVKEEAKMVYLLECLQKTPPPVLMFAEKKADVDAIHEYLLLKGVEAVAIHGGKDQEERTKAIEAFKEGKKDVLVATDVASKGLDFPAIQHVVNYDMPEEIENYVHRIGRTGRSGKTGIATTFINKGCDESVLMDLKALLIEAKQKVPPVLQVLQTGDETMLDIGGERGCTFCGGLGHRITDCPKLEAMQTKQVTNIGRKDYLAHSSMDF